The genomic interval ATTAACAAGCTTTAAGTTCAGTTTTGTTAgtgaatatattttacatataattttaaccttgaataaagcatttaaggTACCAAATCTATCAGTATGTCATCTCAATGACAtattattaagttaaattgatATTAGCAATAACATGCATGGTATGATTGGTAACTAGTCCATATAAATGTACTCCCAGcgcctttgatgatttttgcgttggtggctctgggagtccatatgcaccccttaaTAAACTCGAGAGCAAATCTGAGCACAGATTTCgtgcgcatcactaaacagatGTCATttgttaccaattaaggaaagccaTGAATAAACGTCATAAACACATTAGGTTTACCTGAATTGCAGCCTATGGATATTGTCcattgcatgcaacctaaaaaacacaacaatatttCAACAcactttcattttgaaatttcgaaCAGTGTTAATATTCGACGACtcaaaacagtgtaaatattcgacgACTCAAAACATTGTAATTGACTTAACGGGTACATCAAATATCACAATGTGGAAAAATATTGGTGTAATGTGACCTAACCGATAGCGACACGTTTTGTCGGCAACATTGCAACAGTTCCCAATATGGTCGATAGAGCGTACGAAAgaataacaatgtaaataaaaagcaattattgctTGGTTAAATGGTGCCATTTGCATAAGTgtgtgctttagacaggtaaacgttgataagtttttTTAGTATCAGTGTTCCTGAGCCTTTGCAGTGGTGATaaaattttgcacctttggacaatagacggcgcattgcaacttgcagcaaccctttgggttataaagctgagagttgaattattgcaactagcatGGTATCATATATATTCTTTAAGACATGCATATAAAGAAACTTGTTGCATGTAATTAATGGAATGATATTAAATGCGTTTGATCAACTTGTAAAACAATACTGGATTGTTCACAAACTTAAGattcttttcatttgttttaaagttaagttttcattattgTCCAGTGACCAACATTCATAAGTTACataatttcattgttttccaTATTTTCATGTATCACATGAACATCATGGTTTGTTTTACCTCATGACTTAAGAGGCATAAAGTTTACTTCTTTGTCACTTTTGCATCCTAAactattttaaacattgaacataatttttcAGGCCAATCATGCCGAATCTTAGAGGAATCATTGCCATCGCTGTCCCAGCAGTAACAGCATTGTTGGGCTTGTTTTGGTATTTAGGCAGAAAGAAGGCAACTTATAAAAATCCTCCAGATAAGTCTGATCAATGTGTAcctaaacatttaatgaaatgtaCTAATCCAGCTCCTGTGCCATGTGGAAAATCTGATGCAGATTCATTGCATCTTCAAGCTGATCTGGCAAAAGGAGATGAAAGATTGGTTTCTCAAGATGCAGGAGATGCAAGTCTGGTTTCTCAAGATGCAGGAGATGCAAGTCTGGTTTCTCAAGATGCAGGAGATACAAGTCTGGTTTCTCAAGATGCTGAAGATGAAATTTTTCCTGACTTAGCAGATGAAGACCTTTCTGATTTAGCAGATGAAATGACGGTCATTGAATCCCAGATTATTCAACCTTCACTTGTGTCATCGTCACAAACCACTTTTGAAAGTCAGGATAAGATGGAAATGCTCAATACAACTAAATTAAGTGAACCAGAAGTGATTGAAGAAGTAATAGGTCTTAAAGAAGCAACTAGTGTTTCTTGTGTGCTACCATCTCTCAGAGGTTCTGTGTCTCAAAATATTGATTCAATTGAAAATCTGAAGAAAACTGAAAACTATAATAATAATGCCTCAAGTAATATCTCAAGTTTAGGTAGATTGCAGGACAACAACTGCGGAAGTCCTCATCAGCTGGACATTCATAATGCTGCTGCTTGTGATGACAGTTCTAGCAAATCATGGCATGAAAATATTCCAGAAGATTTGACCAACACTGCTCTTGTGCCAAATGGTATTGAACAGCTGTCAAGTGAACAAAGTATGCATAATGAACAAAACTATGTACAGGAAATAGAAGACCCAATTTTTTCTGGTAACAGAGATGTAAGTGATTATCACAGTAATGGATGTCGTTCACCAAGCAATGGCAAGAATTCTGCAAGTCCCGTCCTGAAGAAAGATAAACAGTCAGACTCCTCCAATAGCTGTGATAATTTCAGTGAGGTATAAACACACACTAGCAGTATTTTAAGCCATACAACTtttttggcatagtaaatttaagtataaatacgaaacatattttatctatgccaattagaatatatttggtggtaacaaggtaaaaatccgtcttttttgcactttaaaacttaaaaataatcacgtttgttAAAACCGACGCATACGTCTAGAAATccactttcggttttaaaagcagtaccgtttgcaaaatgataaattacttgcaaactagactatagatttaattttatctatgctaattagaatatatctggaggttacaagatagaaatccttctttttttgtgtttttaatcttaaaaattatCCCGTTTGTGGAAATGgatgtatacgtatagaaatcctacattcggttttaaaagcggtaccgtttgaaaaatatagagaatatatggttggtgccgagatggagaaagtttatccggtgaggcttagaaaaagaaaataaagcgagcgaactttctccatctcggcaccaaccatgtattctatttatcctgattcatgccgttgacacattttataaaaaaacaaatgataaattggcataatatatgtataaatattcttgtcgagcctcctacaacattccagacgaccgaataactaccgattgtgtcatgtaaaaaatagttccacttaaaactgttccttttaatactctccaattgaaaattaaagaagaaataaaaaatatttgagaatgtaatatttttcttggtaaaatatgaaaaaacaaaatgcagcagcaaaacaaaaactaaattgtatttaccttaatgacaactttaatccattgcttataacaatacatttacaacgatatacacatccaatTTCTGTTCATTCATCCCTTTctcgaaatccattttctgtttttccatccctattatcaaaatgctttttaaaccacactatttttgatagcgtttgtatcgaatgctaacttCTCTGACCCAAACTCTGaaaaactagatagtatgttttgtctgagaaatgacgtcacacgtcACGTCatcaattgcgtaatcaagtagttgaacatgataaatacggaaagctggttcgttaatatattttaaagaagaaaaaaggatgGTATATAATAAAACGATAACATGCATGATGCGTACCAATACATTTCAAAGGTCatatattagaacatgttaatcgtcacagcgtgcTTAGGAATACACttcttcctgttgaccggagataggaaaatttattcgaccTTGCATTATTTGGAGGcaggataaaataaaaatacttgctaactaggctacagatttaattttatctatgccaattagaatatatctggtggttacaaggtagaaatctgtctttaTTGCGTTTTTTTGCCCCCGTATAgatagatcaggggtatattgtttttgtcctgtctgtccaaaacttttaaccttggttaaagtttgataacttttgcaataatgaacataccaacttgatatttaccatgcatgtgtatctcatggagctgctctttttgagtggtgaaaagttaaggtcatccttcaaggtcaaaggtcaaatatcattgtatttttctttcctaaaactttaaccttcgttaaagttttatcataacttttttaatattgaacacagcaacttcatatttggcatgcgtgtgtatctcgtggagctgctctttttgagtggtgaaaagtcaaggtcaaggtcatccttcaaggtcaaaggtcaaatatcattgtaattttctttcctaaaactttaaccttcgttaaagttttatcataacttttcatgtccccccactatagtagtgggggacatattgtttttgccctgtctgtctgttggtctgtttgcgcaaactttaacattttgcaataacttttgctatattgaagatagcaacttcatatttggcatgcatgtgtttctcatgaagctgcacattttgagtggtgaaaggtcaaggtcatccttcaaggtcagaggtcaaatatatgtggcgaaaaatcgctcattttatgaatacttttgcaatattgaagatagcaatatgatatttcgcatgcatgtgtatctcatggagcttcacattttgagtggtgaaaggtcaaggtcaaggtcatccttcaaggtcagaggtcaaatatatgtggcccaaatcgcttattttataaatacttttgcaatattgaagatagcaacttgatatttggcatgcatgtgcatctcatgaagctgcacattttgagtggtgaaagcaggggtgtcaattttccggattattccggaaatccggatttgagccgtccaaggttgattttgaggtgaatgttaatccgatgagtttgttcaaggcgggtgggggtagggacaaaattctttaagtgcgggatcatttcagaacgaatcttgttatagcatcgtcggcattcctgACATTTgtgcttggtaccgattttatttattgatttctgattggtaagcggctggcactgacatgagcagtaactggctacatgtaagtaaagcactgcaatatcatattttaaaacaatatgttaatcaaattatatattgactgcgtatttgcggggttactggttactgattttcattttctgcagtcaaaggatatgcatattttatttcatttgcaaatgatgtatcgcgacatgttttcggacagtcgttttcggatacgctggtttgtcaattttaatttaatttcgaagtatttaatatcatttgtttagaatgacaaatactcctgcggtgttacggatggtttggtttataatatgtTGCATTGTACttaccagaaattgcacctagaaagactataaaaaaagaacaataagctagggcttgGGGGTtcgggccctctcttccctttatcctacggcttaatttaattttccggatttcaaatttgggacaattggcACCcctgtgaaaggtcaaggtcatccttcaaggctagaggtcaaatatatgtggcccaaatcgcttattttatgaatacttttgcaatattgaagatagcaacttgatatttggcatgcatgtgtatctcatggagctgcacattttgagtggtgaaaggtcaaggtcatccttcacaaggtcaaggtcatccttcaagatcaaacatcatatagggggacattgtgtttcacaaacacatcttgtttaatattgaacacagcaacttcatatttggcatgcgtgtttctctcgtggagctgcacatttttagtggtgataGGTCagggtcaaccttcaaggtcaaaggtcaaaatataaaaaacttaaattttcataactttttagctcacctgtcacgaagtgatatggtgagcttatgtgaccgtgtgatgtccggcgtccgtgtgtgcgtgcgtccgtcaacaatttgcttgtgtagacagtagaggtcacagttttcatccaatctttatgaaatttggccagaatgtttatcttgatgaaatctgggttgggattgcatttgggtcatctgaggtcaaaaactaggtcactaggtcaaaaactaggtcaaataattgaaaaaccttgtgtagactatagaggtcgcagttttcatccaatctttatcaaatttggtcagaatgtttatcttgatgaaaactgggttgggattgtattttggtcattgcggtcaaaaactaggtcactaggtcaaataatagaaaaacttcctgtagacaatagaggttgcagttttcatccaatctttatgaaatttggtcaaaatgtttatcttgatggaatctgggttaggattgtatttgggtcatctggggtcaaaaactaggtcactaggttaaaaactaggtcaaataatagaaaaactttgtatagacaatagaagtcgcagttttcatccaatctttatgaaattcagtcagaatgtttatcttgatgaaatctgggttgggattgtatttgggtcatctggggtcaaaaactaggtcacttggtaaaaaactaggtcaaataatagaaaaaccttgtgtagacaatagaggtcgcagttttcatccaacctttatgaaatttggtcagattgtttatcttgatgaaatctaggttgggattgtatatgggtcatctgaggtcaaaaactaggtcactaggtcaaataatagaaaaaccgtcaacaatttgtttgtgtagacagtagaaatcacagttttcatccaatctttataaaatttggtcaaaatgtttatcttgataaaaactgggttgggattgcatttgggtcatctggggtcaaaaactaggtcactaggtcaaaaactaggtcactaggttaaataatagaaaaaccttgtatagacaatagaggtcgcagttttcatccaatctttatgaaatttggtcagaatgtttatcttgatgaaatctgggttgggattgtatttgggtcatcttgggtcaaaaactatgtcactaggtcaaataatagaaaaaccatgtgtagacaatagaggtcacagttttcatccaatcttcatgaaatttggtcagaatgtttgtcttgaagaaatctgggttgggattgtatttgggtcatctggggtcaaaaactaggtcactaggtcaaataatagaaaaaccttgtgtaggcaataggggtcacagttttcatccaatatttataaaatttgatcagaatatttatcttggtgaaatctgggttgggattgtatttgggtcacctggggtcaaaaactaggtcaataggtcaaatattagaaaaaccttgtgtagacaatagaggtcacagttttcatccaatctttatgaaatttggccagaatgtttatcttgatgaaatcttggttgggattgtatttggttagtcaggtgagcgattcagggccatcatggccctcttgtttaatattgaacacagcaacttcttatttggcatgcatgtgtatctcgtggagctgcacattttgagtggtgaaaggtgaaggtcatccttcaaggtcaaaggtaaaaaacaacaacagcgcattagggggcattgtgtttctgacaaacacatcttttgttacacttaaaaataatcgtgttttcgaaatggacgtatacatatagaaatcctactttcggttttaaaaccagtaccgtttgaaaaataataaattacttgctaactaggctatagatttaatgacaattttgcaaacgttcaaattgcatctatatgtgttgattaacatgtattttagagGCAAATAACTGCTTTTAAATGAGATGCTTTGGATAGTTGttgtaatgttcaatatattattatataatatatagatatatgaataatttttaaaaatgcatttgtgCTATACAAGCAAGTGAGATCCTCTTTcctataaatatttatgtaaacatgatttttatgcccccgaaggagggcatataattATAGGGatcactttgcatttaggtttcgaaaaattatcataacttctatgtcccttcagatgttacattcatatttggtatgcatgtgtatatggacaaggctttccATACGCACTCAAATtttgacccctatgaccttgaccttgaactaagtgaccatgtttaggtttcgaaatctgcacttaggtttcgaaaaatgcgcataacttctatcacggagtgtatattgacaggagatgaatcgagtatttgacccttactgtagtaaattcaatcttatgcaaaaactattcatccgattttattggtttatacgttatcttgttgcttattaattcctctttcaaaaaaatataactttgagtatattcccgttgttattaatggatttatagcgagttaaacacaagaaatacacattttatgttttaccaccgtgcgttttaacgtgttgtggctatcgatcttttacgattagcgtacagcgaagcgccgaggttatacattttgatgtacccactcacgtcttttgttaaattatagtttcatttctcggccgattttgacaaattatatatcattagaaagcttacgttacgtagtaaacagatatatcaatatatattaagtttttcttctgatttcgacagcctggcgagttataactttaacttttgcaaatatcataccgttttggagttttagaatctagatttacggttgacatgttcgtacttaataccaatttgtagcgtttatatttggagttcagttttaaaattacatcttgcttaggagaatagaattctgtatacgataaaaaaaaaaatttgtttaaaaacgaaagtaattaaggaatgaaggcgggaaaatgtagcgcgcgttcctaacgcactgaactgatgctacggtcttggcgattatgcttttgtttagaaaccggccattgaatttcttttgccatcttattatattttttatggaatatattgtagtattttgttcacgaaacatatcaataaagcttattataaatgaatcttaataaattaacgatttcagctcttgtttataacacagaaagggtgtaaaatttatgatgaaacagggtatatagcggaccct from Dreissena polymorpha isolate Duluth1 chromosome 1, UMN_Dpol_1.0, whole genome shotgun sequence carries:
- the LOC127855389 gene encoding KH domain-containing protein akap-1-like, which codes for MPNLRGIIAIAVPAVTALLGLFWYLGRKKATYKNPPDKSDQCVPKHLMKCTNPAPVPCGKSDADSLHLQADLAKGDERLVSQDAGDASLVSQDAGDASLVSQDAGDTSLVSQDAEDEIFPDLADEDLSDLADEMTVIESQIIQPSLVSSSQTTFESQDKMEMLNTTKLSEPEVIEEVIGLKEATSVSCVLPSLRGSVSQNIDSIENLKKTENYNNNASSNISSLGRLQDNNCGSPHQLDIHNAAACDDSSSKSWHENIPEDLTNTALVPNGIEQLSSEQSMHNEQNYVQEIEDPIFSGNRDVSDYHSNGCRSPSNGKNSASPVLKKDKQSDSSNSCDNFSEVSNDSGTGHSDHGNISPPDEDRLFEFNIPANMCGLLIGTRGATVRDISQKSGTRIQVQNNPYNHKMKICVIEGTAMGIETACSIIKAKFPKLNFPSPDMAPAPKNPVLIPEIMQLALPEGITVDVIVSSIVDAGRIFVQQPTHPTYPSLERLNTFMSTCYMQEGAVPDIPRPIESGVICAAPMFNGWYRAQIMSTYEATDECDIKYVDYGGYSRVSCSLLKQIRSDFMTLPFEAVECYMANITPLENEAFYSPEAAVVLEELTQGKLLQVQVVGRAEDGVPFVHIYQLLANPMMTTVMVNREMVNRGVVRWSDS